One Thermodesulfobacteriota bacterium DNA window includes the following coding sequences:
- the dapB gene encoding 4-hydroxy-tetrahydrodipicolinate reductase gives MIRIAVTGALGRMGKTVIALADTMEEFDICGAVEKKDHPACGKTLKELGLAKANIPVVSDLSLVIENCDVVIDFTEPSASLYHFEIAKNRRKAIVIGTTGFSEDQIQTIRKERNVRAVISPNMSVGVNVMFAILKRLAPLLGKDYDVEIVEIHHRLKRDAPSGTALKMRDIIMGTNPEVGWQPVYGRHGITGERKKGEIGILSVRGGDVIGEHTVIFFGPGERLEITHKATSRENFGRGALIAAKWIVNMEEGIYSMEDVLGLKI, from the coding sequence ATGATTAGAATTGCCGTAACTGGTGCTTTAGGAAGGATGGGAAAAACAGTAATAGCTCTGGCTGATACTATGGAGGAATTCGATATATGTGGGGCCGTAGAGAAAAAAGATCATCCCGCGTGCGGCAAGACTTTAAAAGAGCTGGGTTTGGCTAAAGCGAATATTCCTGTCGTTAGCGATCTATCTTTAGTAATTGAAAATTGCGATGTGGTTATAGACTTTACTGAACCTAGTGCCTCTCTTTACCATTTTGAAATCGCAAAAAACCGTAGAAAAGCCATCGTTATAGGGACAACAGGTTTTTCGGAAGATCAGATTCAAACGATAAGAAAAGAAAGAAATGTCCGAGCTGTAATCTCTCCTAACATGAGCGTGGGTGTAAATGTTATGTTCGCTATTCTTAAAAGACTAGCACCGCTTCTCGGAAAAGATTATGACGTAGAGATAGTGGAGATCCACCACAGGCTAAAGAGAGATGCTCCAAGCGGAACTGCCCTAAAGATGAGGGATATTATTATGGGTACCAATCCGGAAGTGGGCTGGCAACCTGTCTACGGAAGGCACGGAATTACGGGTGAAAGAAAAAAAGGGGAAATTGGGATTCTAAGTGTAAGAGGGGGGGATGTTATCGGAGAACACACGGTCATATTTTTTGGCCCTGGCGAAAGACTTGAAATAACCCACAAAGCCACATCGAGAGAAAACTTCGGAAGGGGCGCACTCATTGCCGCAAAATGGATAGTCAACATGGAGGAAGGCATCTACTCTATGGAGGATGTCTTAGGTCTCAAAATCTAG
- the bioD gene encoding dethiobiotin synthase produces the protein MMKAIFVTGTGTGVGKTVVGGALCSYLSLKKGLKVGVMKPVETGWDPKNSDAMTLKVLSGSEDPIEEIVPYRFDLPVAPLVAARSEKKDIDLGVLDEVYKKLLSRHDLVIVESAGGILVPIKEGFFFLDLVKRWNVPVLVVSENRLGTINHTLLTCHYLILKNVPVLGVILNNKEEELDISAQSNASVLEEFLPVPFLGSFPYLGKVKIWDLREKLAEFFESSIRHKLLPL, from the coding sequence ATGATGAAGGCGATCTTCGTGACAGGAACAGGCACAGGTGTGGGAAAAACAGTTGTTGGAGGCGCACTCTGTAGCTACCTTTCTCTCAAAAAAGGCTTAAAAGTCGGAGTTATGAAGCCGGTTGAGACAGGGTGGGATCCAAAAAATTCAGATGCTATGACATTAAAGGTCCTTTCGGGTTCCGAGGATCCGATAGAGGAAATAGTACCGTATAGATTCGACCTACCAGTTGCACCCCTTGTGGCAGCAAGATCGGAAAAAAAAGATATAGATCTTGGTGTTCTTGATGAAGTTTATAAGAAGCTGCTTTCGAGACATGATTTGGTTATTGTAGAAAGTGCCGGTGGAATACTCGTTCCAATAAAGGAGGGTTTTTTCTTTTTAGATCTCGTAAAAAGGTGGAACGTACCAGTCCTTGTCGTCTCTGAGAATAGACTAGGTACAATAAACCATACTCTCCTTACCTGCCATTATTTAATTTTAAAAAATGTTCCCGTTTTAGGTGTGATCCTCAACAATAAAGAAGAAGAGTTGGATATCTCTGCACAATCGAACGCCTCTGTCCTAGAAGAGTTCCTCCCTGTACCCTTTTTGGGGTCCTTTCCGTATCTTGGGAAAGTAAAAATATGGGATTTGAGGGAGAAATTAGCTGAATTCTTCGAATCTTCCATCCGTCACAAACTACTTCCGCTCTAA
- a CDS encoding TRAP transporter large permease, which yields MSEVNVGLLGLGILLLLFASGIELGFAMALIGFLGFTYTNGFHAAANLLARDLFEVITNYGYSVFPLFILMGQIGFNAGIAARLYDAAHKFIGHIPGGLAMATVLGATAFKTICGSSAATSATFASVAIPEMQRFGYSPKLSAGVVATVGTLGVIIPPSVTLIILGILMEQSIGQLFLAGIVPGLLIAGLFLGIIYVWARIDPQIAPKSDRFGWKERIRSLPEVFWVLVVFILIIGGIVKGFFTPTEAAAVGAFAVLLLSVVKKDITFKKYFQSVKESLRTSIMLLMLIYGSTVFGHFIAVTHIPQIVADWVSSLDVHPYVIMVIICFIYQIGGSFIDDLAFLILATPIFYPVAVKLGFHPLWFGIVIGVVAMIGVVIPPVAICVFVVKNITKIPMGVIYKGVLPFLISLVIVWILLFIFPEIALWLPSVFFEI from the coding sequence ATGAGTGAAGTAAATGTTGGATTATTAGGTCTCGGCATCCTCCTACTTCTTTTCGCAAGTGGAATCGAACTCGGCTTTGCTATGGCGCTTATTGGATTTTTGGGATTTACATACACCAACGGATTTCACGCCGCCGCAAACCTCCTGGCCCGTGACCTTTTTGAGGTAATAACAAATTACGGATACTCAGTTTTTCCCCTCTTTATCCTTATGGGCCAGATAGGTTTTAACGCTGGGATTGCGGCTCGGCTCTATGATGCAGCTCACAAGTTCATAGGGCACATACCGGGTGGACTCGCCATGGCAACTGTTTTAGGTGCTACTGCATTCAAAACAATATGTGGGTCATCCGCGGCTACATCCGCAACCTTTGCCAGTGTAGCGATTCCAGAAATGCAAAGGTTCGGCTACAGTCCTAAGCTTTCGGCGGGTGTTGTGGCAACTGTTGGAACGCTAGGTGTTATCATTCCGCCGAGTGTAACGCTTATCATCCTAGGGATACTGATGGAACAATCGATAGGCCAGCTCTTCCTTGCTGGGATAGTACCGGGACTTTTAATCGCTGGGTTATTTTTAGGAATAATCTACGTCTGGGCGAGGATCGATCCCCAGATAGCTCCGAAATCGGATAGATTCGGGTGGAAAGAAAGGATCAGGTCTTTACCAGAGGTCTTCTGGGTGCTTGTCGTTTTTATCCTAATAATAGGGGGTATTGTAAAAGGCTTTTTCACGCCCACTGAGGCGGCGGCTGTTGGAGCTTTCGCAGTACTTTTGCTTTCGGTTGTAAAAAAAGATATTACTTTCAAGAAGTACTTCCAGTCGGTTAAAGAGTCATTGCGAACATCCATAATGCTACTCATGCTCATTTATGGCTCGACAGTTTTTGGGCATTTTATTGCGGTAACCCACATACCGCAAATTGTGGCAGACTGGGTAAGTTCACTGGATGTCCATCCCTATGTGATCATGGTAATCATATGCTTCATATACCAGATTGGAGGCTCATTCATTGATGATCTGGCGTTTCTCATCCTTGCTACCCCGATCTTTTATCCAGTTGCTGTAAAGCTCGGTTTTCACCCTTTATGGTTCGGGATAGTAATCGGGGTTGTTGCCATGATAGGAGTTGTTATTCCTCCTGTGGCAATATGTGTCTTTGTTGTGAAAAACATAACGAAGATTCCGATGGGCGTCATCTACAAAGGGGTTTTGCCTTTTCTTATATCACTTGTTATTGTCTGGATATTGCTCTTTATCTTTCCTGAAATCGCCCTTTGGCTTCCGTCCGTTTTCTTCGAGATCTAG
- a CDS encoding TRAP transporter substrate-binding protein produces the protein MKAKWFILKALILFVFCSSVYADVIKLKAANYLPTTHPMSLLTAWFCEEVKKRTGGRVEIAYHPGGTLLSPVKMYDGVLTGIADLGFSHIQYTRGKFPVMEVFDLPLGFPSGWVNTQVCMDFYNRFKPKEFDDVQVLYLTPAGALILQTTNKPVKTLEDLKGLKIRATGQLADVYKYLGAVPVPLAMPEVYESLRRGVIDGVSVDYSTLKYWKFAEVVKYVTSTWKVGTTITFYFVMNKKKWEQIPADAQRIIMEVAHEAKERQARLWNEMDLEGIETFKAQGGQIFDLTDEEARKWIKAVEPVIADYKKSMVEKGFKASDVDGWIKFIKERIDYWKKEERARRIPSPF, from the coding sequence ATGAAAGCCAAATGGTTCATCTTAAAAGCCCTGATTCTTTTTGTTTTTTGTTCATCCGTCTACGCCGACGTCATAAAGCTTAAGGCAGCAAACTATCTACCCACAACTCATCCCATGTCCTTGCTTACGGCATGGTTCTGCGAAGAGGTAAAAAAGAGGACAGGAGGCCGTGTGGAGATTGCGTATCATCCGGGAGGAACTTTGCTTTCGCCTGTAAAGATGTACGATGGGGTGTTAACTGGAATTGCGGATCTCGGTTTTTCTCATATCCAGTATACGAGAGGAAAGTTCCCGGTTATGGAAGTCTTCGATCTTCCACTCGGTTTTCCCAGTGGATGGGTAAACACGCAGGTCTGCATGGACTTTTACAATAGGTTCAAACCAAAAGAGTTCGATGACGTCCAGGTTCTCTATCTTACGCCAGCTGGTGCGCTTATCTTGCAGACAACGAATAAGCCTGTAAAGACTCTCGAAGATCTAAAAGGCCTAAAGATAAGGGCGACGGGTCAGCTTGCAGATGTCTATAAGTATCTTGGTGCTGTGCCGGTACCACTTGCCATGCCCGAGGTTTATGAGTCATTAAGGAGAGGAGTAATAGATGGTGTCAGTGTGGACTACTCAACACTCAAGTACTGGAAGTTTGCAGAGGTTGTAAAATATGTGACCTCCACTTGGAAGGTAGGAACGACCATAACCTTCTATTTCGTTATGAACAAGAAAAAATGGGAACAGATACCCGCGGATGCCCAAAGAATCATTATGGAAGTTGCCCACGAAGCAAAGGAGAGGCAAGCAAGACTCTGGAACGAAATGGACTTAGAGGGTATTGAGACCTTTAAAGCGCAAGGCGGCCAGATCTTTGACTTAACTGACGAAGAGGCGAGAAAATGGATAAAAGCCGTTGAACCTGTCATAGCGGATTACAAAAAGAGCATGGTGGAAAAAGGGTTTAAAGCATCGGATGTGGATGGATGGATCAAATTCATAAAAGAAAGAATCGATTACTGGAAGAAGGAAGAGAGGGCAAGAAGGATTCCTTCTCCGTTCTAG
- a CDS encoding pyridoxal phosphate-dependent aminotransferase, whose product MAVSRKISELMKDSSWIRAMFEEGVRLKQIYGEENIFDFTLGNPSTEPPKEVKEELIRIVSSHEKGIHRYMPNNGYEDVRSEIASLYRENTGLPFTENHIIMTVGAAGGMNVVLKALLDPGDEVIVPSPFFVEFKFYIDNHGGVMRLVETKEDFHLNLEAIEAAINERTKAIIINSPHNPTGVVYTKDELLELSSILREKKKRNQTIVIVADEAYRKLIYDNIEFPDLFKIYEDTVVVISHSKDLALPGERIGYVAISPLMEEADNFIGAAVFANRTLGFINAPALMQRLVKGFQKNSVDIGEYQKKRDAIYSILIEAGIETIKPSGAFYIFPKSPIPDDIEFVRHLQKHRILAVPGRGFGKPGHFRLAYCVEYEIIERSRPYFLEAMRTLKEKD is encoded by the coding sequence ATGGCCGTCTCGAGAAAGATATCCGAACTTATGAAGGACTCTTCATGGATAAGGGCAATGTTCGAAGAAGGGGTAAGACTCAAACAAATATACGGCGAGGAAAACATCTTCGATTTCACTTTGGGTAACCCTTCCACAGAACCTCCTAAGGAGGTAAAGGAGGAACTTATAAGGATTGTGAGCTCCCATGAGAAAGGCATCCATCGATATATGCCGAATAACGGTTACGAAGACGTAAGAAGTGAGATAGCGAGTCTTTATAGGGAAAATACCGGTCTTCCTTTCACCGAGAATCACATAATAATGACGGTTGGGGCAGCAGGTGGAATGAATGTTGTGCTTAAGGCTTTGCTCGATCCGGGAGACGAAGTTATAGTTCCATCCCCTTTCTTTGTGGAATTTAAATTCTACATAGACAACCACGGTGGTGTTATGAGACTCGTGGAAACAAAGGAGGATTTCCATCTAAATCTGGAGGCAATTGAGGCTGCCATAAATGAGAGGACAAAGGCGATAATAATAAACTCTCCGCATAACCCAACAGGAGTGGTATACACTAAAGACGAACTTTTAGAACTCTCTTCTATTCTTAGGGAGAAAAAGAAAAGAAACCAAACCATAGTTATTGTAGCGGACGAGGCGTATAGAAAACTCATCTACGACAATATAGAATTTCCCGATCTCTTCAAAATATATGAGGACACAGTAGTTGTCATATCCCATTCCAAGGATTTGGCCTTGCCAGGAGAAAGAATTGGATACGTTGCCATCTCCCCCCTCATGGAGGAGGCGGATAATTTCATCGGGGCTGCGGTTTTTGCCAATAGAACTTTGGGTTTTATCAACGCTCCTGCGCTCATGCAAAGGCTTGTTAAAGGATTCCAGAAAAATAGCGTTGATATTGGAGAATACCAGAAAAAAAGGGATGCAATATATAGCATACTCATTGAAGCAGGAATTGAGACGATCAAACCCTCCGGTGCTTTTTACATATTCCCCAAATCACCCATTCCTGACGATATAGAGTTTGTAAGACACTTACAAAAACACCGCATACTTGCCGTGCCAGGGCGGGGTTTTGGAAAACCTGGCCACTTTCGGTTGGCCTACTGTGTTGAGTACGAAATCATAGAAAGGTCGAGACCATACTTTCTTGAAGCCATGAGAACATTAAAAGAGAAAGATTAG
- a CDS encoding redox-sensing transcriptional repressor Rex, which produces MAKHAKIPEATIRRLSNYLKCLEELESKGEKVVSSATLAAMCNVNPAQVRKDLAYFGEFGVRGMGYKIKDLQNHIKDILGINREWRIAVVGIGNLGSAILVYKDFLKQNYKIVAAFDIDPVGVTGRISERLGRPVEILHVDTLKEVVKQRNIEIGIITVPPQEAQKVADLLVEANVKGILNLSPVPVRAPEHVKVRNLFFTAALDSLVYYLSK; this is translated from the coding sequence GTGGCAAAACACGCAAAGATACCGGAGGCCACAATAAGGAGGCTTTCCAACTACCTCAAATGCTTAGAAGAGCTCGAGTCCAAAGGGGAAAAGGTAGTATCGAGTGCCACTTTGGCCGCCATGTGTAATGTGAACCCAGCTCAGGTTCGGAAAGACCTTGCCTATTTTGGCGAGTTTGGTGTAAGGGGGATGGGTTACAAGATAAAGGACCTCCAAAATCACATAAAGGACATTTTAGGGATAAACAGGGAGTGGAGGATTGCAGTTGTTGGAATAGGGAATCTGGGAAGTGCCATTCTCGTCTACAAGGATTTTTTGAAACAGAATTACAAGATAGTTGCGGCCTTCGACATAGATCCGGTCGGTGTTACGGGACGGATTTCTGAAAGGCTTGGAAGGCCAGTAGAAATACTCCACGTGGATACACTTAAAGAGGTGGTGAAGCAGAGGAATATCGAGATAGGTATAATAACCGTACCACCGCAGGAAGCCCAAAAAGTAGCAGATCTTTTGGTGGAGGCAAACGTAAAAGGGATTCTTAATCTTTCACCTGTCCCTGTGAGAGCCCCTGAGCATGTCAAAGTGAGGAACTTATTTTTTACTGCCGCTTTGGACAGTCTCGTATATTATCTTTCAAAGTAA
- a CDS encoding pyridoxal phosphate-dependent aminotransferase: MIISKKLSQLIAAQEGWTRRMFEEGMRLKRMYGEKNVYDFSLGNPDVEPPREVKERIIELLKNEEKGMHRYMENSGYEYVRSEIAEYLSEKYGLPFTAKHVFMSCGCAGGLNVVLKSILNRGDEVIIPTPFFWEFKNYVENFGGRVRFAKTKEDFQLDLDAIDALITERTKAILLNSPNNPTGVVYREDVLKDLSLLLQSRRREGKTIYLISDDAYKKIVYDNISLPNLFSLYDLVISVTSHSKDLALPGERIGYIAISPKIEWVDLLVSAFMISSRALGFVNAPALFQRVVSKFQHNSVDIAEYQEKRDILYNALIDAGFECVKPMGAFYMFPKSPLKNELEFVRKLQEERILVVPGRGFGKKGYFRIAYCVPKETILASLDGFRRIGEKYLKRR; the protein is encoded by the coding sequence ATGATAATTTCAAAAAAGCTAAGTCAACTCATTGCCGCACAGGAAGGTTGGACAAGAAGAATGTTCGAGGAAGGGATGAGACTCAAAAGAATGTACGGAGAAAAAAACGTCTACGATTTTTCGCTCGGAAATCCGGATGTGGAACCGCCAAGGGAAGTAAAAGAGAGGATTATCGAGCTTTTAAAAAATGAAGAAAAAGGGATGCATCGCTACATGGAGAATAGTGGTTATGAATACGTAAGATCAGAGATCGCCGAATACCTTTCTGAGAAATACGGTCTCCCTTTTACAGCAAAGCACGTTTTTATGTCTTGCGGTTGTGCCGGTGGTCTTAACGTTGTTCTAAAAAGTATACTCAACAGGGGAGACGAGGTTATAATCCCAACTCCTTTTTTTTGGGAATTTAAAAATTACGTTGAAAATTTTGGTGGAAGAGTGAGATTTGCAAAGACAAAGGAAGATTTTCAGCTCGATTTAGATGCCATAGACGCTCTAATAACAGAAAGAACCAAGGCTATCCTCCTAAATAGCCCAAACAATCCAACAGGAGTGGTATATAGGGAGGATGTATTAAAGGATCTCTCCTTGCTCCTTCAAAGCAGAAGAAGGGAGGGTAAGACTATCTATTTGATCTCCGATGATGCCTATAAAAAGATAGTTTACGATAATATCTCCCTTCCCAATCTCTTTTCCCTTTATGACCTTGTAATTTCCGTCACATCTCATTCAAAGGATCTCGCCCTGCCAGGGGAGAGAATTGGCTATATTGCCATATCCCCAAAGATAGAGTGGGTTGATCTTCTCGTTTCTGCCTTTATGATCTCTTCGAGAGCTTTAGGTTTCGTAAACGCTCCGGCCCTTTTTCAGAGAGTTGTGAGTAAATTCCAGCATAATTCAGTCGATATTGCGGAATACCAGGAAAAGAGGGACATACTTTACAATGCCCTTATCGATGCAGGGTTTGAATGTGTAAAACCGATGGGTGCTTTTTACATGTTTCCCAAATCTCCCCTTAAAAACGAGCTTGAATTTGTAAGGAAACTTCAGGAGGAAAGGATACTAGTTGTGCCCGGTCGGGGATTCGGGAAAAAGGGATACTTTAGGATCGCATACTGTGTTCCCAAGGAGACTATCTTAGCCTCCCTTGATGGCTTCAGAAGAATCGGTGAGAAATACCTAAAAAGGAGGTAG
- a CDS encoding TRAP transporter small permease has product MDQIHKRKNRLLEEGREGKKDSFSVLGTMDRFILNASKLISVIAGLSLTVMMFLTFSDVALRALKRPIVGTYEMVSLLLALVVALGLPQVSLERGHVYMEFVVERLKERTKRIVNTATRLCVIFLFVLGGIYLLDVGSLYKKSKEVTATMKIPFYPFAYTCAICCFMQSLVLIREVVNLWRKRNE; this is encoded by the coding sequence ATGGATCAAATTCATAAAAGAAAGAATCGATTACTGGAAGAAGGAAGAGAGGGCAAGAAGGATTCCTTCTCCGTTCTAGGAACGATGGACAGATTCATACTCAACGCAAGTAAGCTCATAAGCGTAATTGCAGGGCTTAGTCTAACGGTAATGATGTTTCTCACCTTTTCAGATGTTGCGCTTAGGGCTTTGAAGCGGCCGATAGTTGGGACGTATGAGATGGTATCTTTACTTTTGGCTCTAGTTGTGGCACTTGGGCTTCCGCAGGTCTCTTTGGAAAGGGGCCACGTCTATATGGAATTTGTAGTGGAACGCTTAAAAGAAAGGACGAAGAGAATAGTCAACACAGCCACGAGGCTGTGTGTGATTTTTCTCTTCGTCTTAGGCGGTATATACCTTCTGGACGTTGGAAGTTTGTACAAAAAGTCGAAGGAAGTCACAGCCACAATGAAGATACCTTTCTATCCTTTTGCCTATACTTGCGCTATTTGCTGTTTTATGCAGAGTTTGGTCCTCATAAGGGAAGTCGTAAATCTCTGGAGAAAAAGAAATGAGTGA
- the nrfD gene encoding polysulfide reductase NrfD produces MIEKAFKGSKIYWLWLSLLFFGVTFGFVMYLKQLSLGLGITGMGKDVSWGLYIANFTFFVGVAASAFMILVPYYFHGVKAYGTLIVLAEFLAAVSVLVAIAFVFVDLGKPERVLNIFLYPSFHSLLFWDVIVLSSYLIINVILGWSNLSAISTEIDPPSWTKILFFISIPFAIAIHTVTAFIYCGLIAKPFWASALLAPRFLASAFTSGPAILLILCRLLTKLEGFFVGEKALQILRKTVAYALSVHIFFILIELFTVFYGEHPEHVSHLSYVFFGYKNDRMLVPASWGSLFVSIFSFVLLTWPKLSEKHALFLPILILLVIAIWLDKGLILVVGGFNPTYEDTVSRYVPTFEEVGITIGVWSFGFLILTLLVKITVEVKRVVSWKD; encoded by the coding sequence ATGATCGAAAAGGCCTTCAAAGGGTCAAAAATTTACTGGCTCTGGCTCAGTCTTCTCTTTTTTGGTGTAACTTTCGGTTTTGTTATGTATCTTAAGCAGCTATCTTTAGGGCTTGGAATTACTGGGATGGGAAAAGATGTCTCTTGGGGTCTATACATAGCGAATTTTACCTTCTTTGTAGGTGTTGCCGCCTCAGCCTTTATGATTCTTGTGCCTTACTATTTCCATGGGGTAAAAGCGTACGGAACTCTAATAGTCCTTGCTGAATTTCTTGCGGCCGTATCAGTGCTTGTCGCAATAGCCTTTGTGTTTGTGGATCTTGGAAAGCCCGAGAGAGTACTTAACATCTTTCTTTATCCTTCTTTTCACTCACTCCTCTTTTGGGACGTAATTGTCCTTTCTTCCTACCTCATCATAAACGTAATACTCGGTTGGTCGAACCTTAGTGCCATAAGTACAGAGATTGACCCTCCGTCCTGGACAAAGATTCTCTTTTTTATTTCCATCCCTTTCGCTATAGCCATCCACACTGTTACTGCCTTTATCTATTGCGGGCTCATAGCGAAACCCTTTTGGGCATCTGCTCTTTTGGCACCCAGATTTTTGGCCTCTGCTTTTACGTCTGGGCCGGCCATACTTTTAATACTATGCCGGCTACTTACAAAGCTTGAAGGTTTCTTTGTGGGCGAGAAAGCTTTGCAAATCTTAAGGAAAACCGTAGCCTATGCCCTTTCCGTTCACATCTTCTTCATCCTTATTGAACTTTTCACAGTATTTTACGGTGAGCATCCCGAACACGTAAGCCACTTAAGCTACGTATTTTTTGGTTATAAGAACGATAGAATGCTTGTGCCGGCAAGTTGGGGTTCGCTTTTTGTTTCCATTTTTTCTTTTGTTCTTCTTACTTGGCCAAAGCTTTCAGAAAAGCATGCACTTTTTCTTCCGATACTCATCCTTTTAGTAATCGCCATATGGCTCGATAAGGGTTTGATTTTGGTAGTTGGGGGATTTAATCCCACATATGAGGATACCGTTTCGAGATACGTACCGACATTCGAGGAAGTGGGAATCACAATCGGTGTATGGTCTTTTGGATTTTTGATCTTAACACTTCTTGTAAAGATAACAGTTGAGGTGAAAAGGGTGGTCAGTTGGAAAGACTAG
- a CDS encoding ABC transporter permease: MERLGILKALWKSSLGRAGLIILMPMFGCAIFAPLLATHSPYEPDLKNILAPPSYEHPFGTDMLGRDVFARVVYGSRISLLVGFVSVGISVLIGVFLGGISGYYGGFVDNLIMRIVDLMMCFPTFFLILAVIAFLEPSIWNIMVVIGLTNWMGVARLVRAEILSIKTKDYVLAAKAMGLSKLRIIFSHILPNALSPVYVVATFGIGGAILLESALSFLGIGVQPPTPSWGNILTQAKECVEVAWWLSLFPGLAIFFAVMGYNLLGEALRDIFDPKKRLSYLR, encoded by the coding sequence TTGGAAAGACTAGGGATCCTAAAGGCTTTGTGGAAAAGTAGTCTCGGAAGGGCAGGCCTTATAATTTTGATGCCCATGTTTGGCTGTGCCATATTTGCACCTCTTCTCGCCACCCACAGTCCTTACGAACCAGATCTGAAAAACATCTTAGCCCCACCCTCCTATGAGCATCCCTTTGGTACAGACATGTTAGGAAGGGATGTTTTTGCGAGGGTCGTTTACGGAAGTAGGATCTCACTCCTTGTCGGGTTCGTTTCAGTTGGAATATCGGTACTTATAGGGGTCTTTTTGGGTGGGATATCGGGATACTATGGGGGATTCGTTGACAATCTAATAATGAGGATTGTGGATCTCATGATGTGTTTTCCAACATTCTTTTTGATATTGGCCGTTATTGCTTTTTTAGAACCCAGCATATGGAACATAATGGTCGTTATAGGGCTTACGAACTGGATGGGAGTTGCAAGGCTTGTGAGGGCTGAGATTCTAAGCATAAAGACTAAAGACTATGTGCTTGCTGCAAAAGCTATGGGGCTTTCGAAACTCAGAATCATATTCTCTCATATTCTCCCAAATGCCCTCTCTCCCGTTTACGTAGTTGCCACTTTCGGTATCGGCGGAGCGATCCTTTTGGAATCGGCTTTAAGCTTTTTGGGCATTGGTGTTCAGCCACCAACACCTAGCTGGGGAAACATCTTAACGCAGGCCAAGGAGTGTGTGGAAGTGGCTTGGTGGCTTAGTCTATTTCCTGGACTCGCCATATTCTTTGCTGTTATGGGCTATAACCTTTTGGGTGAAGCTTTACGCGATATATTCGATCCAAAAAAACGTCTCTCATACTTAAGATAA
- the dapA gene encoding 4-hydroxy-tetrahydrodipicolinate synthase yields MELKGVFTAIVTPFRDNKVDEESLKRLIEFQIENGVDGIVPCGTTGEAPTLTYEEHEKVIELTVKFVNKRVPVIGGTGSNSTHEAIELTQAAKRVGADMCLLTTPYYNKPTQEGLYRHFKKVAEEVDIPIILYNIPGRTGVNMAPETVARLAEIPNIVGIKEASGSLTQAAEIYRLTKGKFAILSGDDNLFLPIMSVGGTGVISVASNAMPNRVKELYEAFLVKKDVEKAIRLHAELLPFFQALFVETNPIPIKEILFFMGMIERELRLPLCPPSEKTSKYLEEISKNYGLLKERKDD; encoded by the coding sequence ATGGAATTGAAAGGCGTATTTACAGCTATAGTTACGCCTTTTAGGGATAACAAGGTAGATGAAGAATCCCTAAAGAGGCTTATAGAGTTTCAAATAGAAAATGGGGTTGACGGGATTGTTCCGTGCGGAACAACAGGTGAGGCACCCACTCTTACGTACGAAGAGCACGAAAAGGTAATAGAACTCACGGTAAAATTCGTAAATAAAAGGGTACCTGTCATAGGGGGCACAGGATCCAATAGCACACATGAGGCAATAGAGCTTACCCAGGCGGCAAAAAGGGTTGGGGCCGATATGTGTTTACTTACGACGCCGTACTATAACAAACCGACCCAAGAGGGACTCTACAGGCATTTCAAAAAAGTAGCGGAAGAGGTTGATATTCCCATAATCCTTTATAACATTCCCGGAAGGACCGGTGTAAATATGGCACCAGAGACCGTTGCCCGGCTTGCGGAGATCCCAAACATAGTCGGGATAAAAGAGGCTTCGGGTTCCCTAACACAGGCAGCAGAGATATATAGGCTTACGAAAGGAAAATTTGCAATACTTTCCGGTGACGATAACCTTTTCCTTCCAATTATGAGTGTTGGTGGAACGGGCGTTATATCTGTTGCGTCAAATGCTATGCCGAATAGAGTAAAGGAGTTGTACGAAGCTTTTCTCGTAAAGAAGGATGTGGAAAAGGCAATAAGGCTTCACGCAGAGTTACTCCCGTTTTTTCAAGCTTTATTTGTTGAGACAAACCCAATTCCGATAAAGGAGATACTTTTCTTTATGGGAATGATAGAAAGGGAACTTAGGCTTCCTCTTTGTCCACCCTCTGAAAAGACAAGCAAATACTTGGAAGAGATCTCAAAAAATTATGGCCTTCTAAAGGAGAGAAAAGATGATTAG